In Cotesia glomerata isolate CgM1 linkage group LG3, MPM_Cglom_v2.3, whole genome shotgun sequence, one genomic interval encodes:
- the LOC123260490 gene encoding neuralized-like protein 4 isoform X2, with protein sequence MFQICGEGVILLNNNSTASRICSMSDEGRVMSSEALKDDELFEIRIDKKIRSRYGKIEIGVCTNDPETMRTVGWTPSLQIWMMTNAGIIHTTNDLKEHLISEPTYGSTLDTLEEGHTLGVMRTSNSELIFFINGVSQGLAATNVPTRLYTVVAMFFDFVQVTITNPKPLLLTNEPKDEMEINNDFSMGEGTSTSMVANLNVNLNVNMNVNLPKNPSPAAIREDRLRFHERVGSLVKLSNNARTAERRRPLDEFNNGVVMTHRPLRDNELFEIRIDRLVDKWSGSIEVGVTTHSPTGLKFPATMTNMRSGTTMMSGCGILTNGKGIQREYGDINLDELREGDRVGMIRRCNGNLHYLINGLDQGVAAKVPPGIWGVVELYGMTVKVTIVDRDEREEQNLVTRRNNLHLQGLTEVEEEETLDRLTFHPCCGTHADVINNGRTAHRPNAMDDFNNGVVLTMRPLRPNELFEVRLDKIVTKWAGSIEIGVTTHSPTELEFPFTMTNVRSGTWIMTGNGVMHNGTSIIDQYGQNLDRLQVGDRVGVMRKDTGTLHFFVNGTDQGAAAVGVPERVYGVIDLYGQATQATIVDNTDFYSPTTNNSSFSNTTLYSDLRFHHVHGKHARISNNGLTASRIRALGEFNEAIVIANRPLRDGELFEVSIDKMVGRWSGAIEAGVTAIRPDELEFPSTMTDIDHDTWMLSGSTVMRDGVTLRHHYSCDLDKLVEGNRIGMMRCADSSLHYYLDGVDQGTACSGLPPHVYPVIDLYAQCAQVTIVQPERRDTITQQYLPSENSISQQPTSVIQPQAPMEITHKFHESVGLNIQLNTDRVIAARCREYNNAVLLSESGLENNELFEIAIQEVACEWSGSLKIGVVENPNGNWLTSMDLVPGMTSIPIDAWYLTGNEVRYKGNVLSSNYCPSLDWLRVGDKVGVKRSHEGNLKFYINGEDMGVAAVNVPEMVWVVVELFGSTVAVSITSSKQQLPAISPNASLRLQDSLELLLDPIPLTMRNDGGMDTSIDASEAKLQEIILTPTQPIVTSTGETDWCYEFHENHGRNVELEGQTVARRVASYNQGVVMTNRPLIKGKIFQVEIEKVNDRWVSGILCGVTCISPEKASFPLTALGFKKYSWIICSDWMSHNGTKVKTRYGGNLESVQAGSTVGLLIDEDSRLHLYVNGSDQGVAATDLPPYVYGVIDLYGQVEQVSIIGPVAEAVLTNNDAINLAIANNVERVSDEIEDVENSREKADLECHEKENVLEIPSSLPLNIQVVQDELTNFNAIQTTSSRGNLLENATANIAAPSTASIDNIAHFNNDLPGKSMTSSCNSDSNNSTSELEITNEPSLVNTAAAGAAVAGLECFKFKNNINHPDDSYDNNTMSNNDLDNDNDNQDEQVSNGMMMSGLRNNDCTNVEINNATNINIKNGSAATSSNMSSLNTAINSMNANNAINESIASNGQLNNIPGFHQNSNNLNVNVNLNNINQDNNSQCNLMSNLAATSFNTSITLQSQESQSINRQQHQSKQNSNSAILPNQNQISSHNSQQSTLSSTRTSSSPPTPLNSTIILSPSKKCEYLKACKRLKKSLVLPDEFFSLDEITCYCNSCYKVDSDGAICKKGDPPAEFAVPIGWVRFPLKQTINANQIPQSTTDKWHVAYYGTRLDSIRWILDRGELLPMEQLDTSNLTTIIDSEDQNPQVVFSPNIKYIDTQSNKKLNASTAFQLLVRPGSYTMGSDKQHGADGVEPMEWATKEAGATVIIALLINLDEF encoded by the exons ATGTTTCAAATATGTGGGGAAGGAGTGATTTTGTTGAACAACAACTCCACCGCGTCGAGAATTTGCTCCATGTCCGACGAGGGACGTGTCATGAGTTCAGAAGCTCTCAAAGATGACGAGTTATTTGAGATCAGGATTGATAAAAag ATACGATCTCGATACGGAAAGATTGAAATAGGAGTATGTACAAATGACCCGGAGACAATGAGGACAGTGGGTTGGACACCTAGTTTGCAAATCTGGATGATGACAAATGCTGGGATTATACACACGACTAATGATTTGAAGGAGCATCTTATTTCAGAACCTACTTACGGAAGTACACTTGATACTTTGGAAGAGGGACACACTCTTGGAGTAATGAGAACGTCTAAT agcgagctgatattttttatcaacggAGTATCTCAAGGACTAGCAGCAACAAATGTACCAACCCGTTTGTACACCGTAGTTGCAATGTTCTTCGACTTTGTCCAAGTAACTATAACAAACCCAAAGCCATTACTTTTAACAAATGAGCCGAAAGACGAGATGGAGATCAACAATGATTTTTCAATGGGCGAAGGAACGTCTACGAGTATGGTCGCTAATTTAAATGTCAATCTTAATGTCAATATGAACGTAAATTTACCGAAAAATCCGAGCCCAGCTGCCATCCGTGAGGACCGTCTGAGATTTCACGAGCGCGTTGGATCTTTggtaaaattatcaaacaacGCTCGGACCGCTGAAAGACGCAGGCCATTAGATGAGTTCAACAACGGAGTGGTGATGACTCACAGGCCGCTGAGAGACAATGAGCTGTTTGAAATCCGTATTGACAGATTGGTGGACAAGTGGTCGGGCAGCATTGAAGTCGGCGTAACCACCCACAGTCCAACGGGGCTTAAATTTCCAGCGACCATGACGAATATGCGGTCGGGCACTACGATGATGTCCGGCTGCGGGATTCTAACCAACGGAAAGGGAATTCAAAGAGAGTACGGAGATATTAATTTAGATGAGCTACGAGAAGGCGACAGAGTTGGAATGATTAGAAGGTGCAATGgtaatttacattatttaataaatggtCTGGACCAAGGTGTAGCTGCTAAAGTACCCCCTGGGATCTGGGGAGTCGTCGAGCTTTACGGGATGACTGTAAAAGTAACAATTGTTGATCGGGACGAGCGCGAAGAACAAAATCTTGTTACTCGGAGgaataatttacatttgcaGGGATTAACAGAAGTTGAAGAAGAGGAGACTCTTGACCGGTTGACCTTTCATCCGTGCTGTGGCACTCACGCGGATGTAATAAACAATGGGCGTACTGCACACCGGCCTAATGCTATGGACGACTTCAATAATGGTGTGGTACTTACAATGAGACCATTGAGACCGAACGAATTGTTTGAAGTGAGGCTGGATAAAATAGTTACCAAGTGGGCGGGCTCTATTGAGATTGGTGTGACCACACACTCACCGACTGAACTTGAATTTCCGTTTACGATGACCAATGTACGCTCTGGCACGTGGATCATGACTGGCAATGGAGTTATGCACAACGGAACGTCTATTATTGATCAGTATGGCCAGAATCTTGATCGCCTCCAAGTTGGTGATCGTGTTGGAGTCATGAGAAAGGACACTGGGACGCtgcatttttttgttaatggcACGGACCAGGGGGCTGCTGCTGTTGGTGTCCCGGAAAGAGTCTACGGGGTTATTGATTTGTATGGCCAAGCTACTCAGGCTACTATTGTTGATAACACTGATTTTTACAGTCCTACTACTAATAATTCTAGTTTTAGCAACACGACTTTGTATAG cgaTTTACGATTTCATCATGTACATGGCAAGCACGCGAGGATTTCAAATAATGGACTGACAGCCTCGAGAATACGAGCTTTGGGGGAATTTAATGAGGCTATCGTGATCGCTAATCGACCTTTACGTGATGGAGAACTTTTTGAAGTTTCTATTGACAAAATGGTTGGACGGTGGTCTGGTGCTATCGAAGCTG GCGTGACAGCAATAAGACCAGACGAATTAGAATTCCCATCAACAATGACCGACATAGACCACGACACATGGATGTTATCAGGCTCAACAGTGATGCGAGACGGCGTGACTCTTCGCCACCATTATTCCTGCGATCTAGATAAGCTCGTCGAAGGAAATAGGATCGGTATGATGCGATGTGCAGACTCAAGCCTCCACTATTACCTCGACGGAGTCGACCAAGGTACTGCGTGCAGTGGTCTTCCGCCTCACGTCTACCCAGTGATTGATTTGTATGCGCAGTGCGCTCAG GTCACCATTGTTCAGCCGGAGCGACGGGATACGATAACCCAGCAGTACTTGCCGTCGGAGAACAGTATCAGTCAGCAACCGACCTCGGTGATACAACCGCAAGCTCCCATGGAGATCACTCACAAGTTCCACGAGTCAGTGGGGCTCAATATTCAACTGAACACAGATCGAGTTATCGCTGCGCGTTGTCGCGAGTACAATAATGCCGTTTTATTGAGTGAGAGTGGCCTCGAAAACAATGAACTGTTTGAAATAGCCATTCAAGAAGTAGCTTGCGAATGGAGTGGCTCGCTAAAAATAGGAGTTGTAGAAAATCCAAATGGAAATTGGCTGACCTCGATGGACTTAGTTCCAGGAATGACTTCAATTCCAATAGACGCTTGGTACCTAACCGGGAATGAAGTCAGGTACAAGGGCAATGTTCTCAGCTCTAATTACTGTCCCAGTTTGGACTGGCTAAGAGTCGGTGATAAAGTAGGTGTAAAAAGGAGCCACGAgggcaatttaaaattttacatcaaCGGAGAAGACATGGGAGTTGCTGCAGTTAATGTTCCTGAGATGGTTTGGGTGGTAGTTGAACTATTTGGAAGCACAGTAGCTGTTAGTATCACCAGCAGCAAGCAGCAGCTTCCAGCAATTTCTCCTAATGCCAGTTTAAGACTGCAAGACTCGCTGGAACTTCTGCTGGACCCAATACCACTAACTATGAGAAACGACGGAGGAATGGACACGTCAATCGACGCTTCAGAAGCTAAACTCCAGGAAATTATTCTAACTCCTACCCAACCGATTGTCACCTCTACCGGTGAGACGGACTGGTGTTACGAATTTCACGAGAATCATGGAAGAAATGTTGAACTAGAAGGTCAAACTGTAGCTCGTAGAGTCGCTAGTTACAATCAAGGCGTTGTGATGACCAACCGGCCGTTAATAAAGGGGAAAATATTTCAAGTGGAAATTGAGAAAGTTAACGACCGTTGGGTGTCTGGGATTCTATGTGGCGTAACTTGTATCTCGCCTGAGAAAGCTTCGTTTCCTTTGACGGCTTTGGGGTTCAAAAAATACTCGTGGATTATTTGCAGTGACTGGATGTCTCACAACGGCACTAAAGTTAAGACTCGCTACGGTGGAAATTTGGAAAGTGTTCAAGCTGGCTCGACTGTAGGCTTGCTAATTGATGAAGATTCAAGATTGCATCTTTATGTTAATGGATCTGATCAAGGAGTAGCAGCTACTGATCTTCCGCCGTATGTTTACGGAGTTATTGATCTTTATGGCCAGGTTGAACAAGTTTCGATAATTGGTCCTGTTGCTGAAGCTGTTCTTACTAACAACGACGCTATTAATTTGGCGATTGCCAATAATGTTGAGCGTGTTAGTGATGAAATTGAGGACGTTGAAAATTCCAGAGAAAAAGCTGACCTAGAGTGTCATGAGAAGGAAAATGTCCTTGAAATTCCGTCCAGTCTACCTTTAAATATTCAGGTTGTTCAAGATGAATTGACCAACTTCAACGCCATACAGACAACTTCATCCCGGGGGAATTTGTTAGAAAATGCTACTGCTAATATAGCCGCCCCTTCAACTGCATCAATTGATAATATTGcgcattttaataatgatcTACCTGGCAAGTCGATGACCAGCAGCTGTAATTCTGACAGCAATAATTCAACAAGTGAATTGGAAATTACTAATGAACCATCACTTGTTAATACTGCTGCTGCTGGTGCTGCTGTTGCTGGTCTAgagtgttttaaatttaaaaataatattaatcatcCAGATGATTCGTATGACAATAATACTATGTCTAACAACGATTtggataatgataatgataatcaaGATGAACAAGTTTCTAATGGCATGATGATGAGCGGCTTGAGAAATAATGACTGTACAAATGTAGAGATAAACAATGCAacgaatataaatattaaaaatggtTCAGCTGCTACGTCTAGCAATATGTCTAGCTTAAATACTGCTATTAATTCTATGAATGCCAACAATGCAATTAATGAAAGTATCGCGTCTAACggccaattaaataatattcctggttttcatcaaaattctaataatttaaatgtcaatgttaatcttaataatattaatcagGATAACAATTCTCAATGCAATCTTATGAGTAATTTAGCTGCTACGTCGTTCAATACATCTATTACTTTGCAGTCTCAAGAATCCCAATCGATCAATCGTCAGCAGCATCAGAGTAAACAAAATTCCAATAGTGCCATACTACCCAATCaaaatcaaatttcaagtcataATTCGCAACAATCTACGTTAAGTTCTACGAGGACATCGTCTTCACCACCTACGCCGTTGAACTCgactattattttatcaccctcgaaaaaatgtgaatatttaaaagcTTGTAAGAGATTGAAGAAGTCGCTTGTTCTGccagatgaatttttttcgcttGATGAAATTACTTGTTATTGCAATTCGTGTTATAAAGTAGACAGTGATGGAGCTATTTGTAAAAAAGGAGATCCTCCGGCAGAATTTGCGGTTCCTATTGGGTGGGTTAGGTTCCCTCTTAAGCAGACAATCAATGCTAATCAAATTCCTCAGAGTACTACTGATAAGTGGCATGTTGCTTACTACGGAACACGTTTGGACTCAATAAg atGGATTCTCGATCGCGGAGAGTTATTACCCATGGAACAATTGGATACCAgtaatttaacaacaattatCGATAGTGAAGATCAAAATCCACAGGTTGTATTCTCGCCGAATATCAAA taCATTGACActcaatcaaataaaaaattaaatgcttCAACGGCGTTTCAATTACTAGTGAGACCTGGATCTTACACGATGGGTTCAGACAAACAGCACGGAGCAGACGGAGTTGAACCTATGGAATGGGCTACTAAAGAAGCTGGTGCCACAGTTATCATAGCTCTTCTTATTAATCTCGATGAGTTTTAA
- the LOC123260490 gene encoding neuralized-like protein 4 isoform X4: MFQICGEGVILLNNNSTASRICSMSDEGRVMSSEALKDDELFEIRIDKKIRSRYGKIEIGVCTNDPETMRTVGWTPSLQIWMMTNAGIIHTTNDLKEHLISEPTYGSTLDTLEEGHTLGVMRTSNSELIFFINGVSQGLAATNVPTRLYTVVAMFFDFVQVTITNPKPLLLTNEPKDEMEINNDFSMGEGTSTSMVANLNVNLNVNMNVNLPKNPSPAAIREDRLRFHERVGSLVKLSNNARTAERRRPLDEFNNGVVMTHRPLRDNELFEIRIDRLVDKWSGSIEVGVTTHSPTGLKFPATMTNMRSGTTMMSGCGILTNGKGIQREYGDINLDELREGDRVGMIRRCNGNLHYLINGLDQGVAAKVPPGIWGVVELYGMTVKVTIVDRDEREEQNLVTRRNNLHLQGLTEVEEEETLDRLTFHPCCGTHADVINNGRTAHRPNAMDDFNNGVVLTMRPLRPNELFEVRLDKIVTKWAGSIEIGVTTHSPTELEFPFTMTNVRSGTWIMTGNGVMHNGTSIIDQYGQNLDRLQVGDRVGVMRKDTGTLHFFVNGTDQGAAAVGVPERVYGVIDLYGQATQATIVDNTDFYSPTTNNSSFSNTTLYSDLRFHHVHGKHARISNNGLTASRIRALGEFNEAIVIANRPLRDGELFEVSIDKMVGRWSGAIEAGVTAIRPDELEFPSTMTDIDHDTWMLSGSTVMRDGVTLRHHYSCDLDKLVEGNRIGMMRCADSSLHYYLDGVDQGTACSGLPPHVYPVIDLYAQCAQVTIVQPERRDTITQQYLPSENSISQQPTSVIQPQAPMEITHKFHESVGLNIQLNTDRVIAARCREYNNAVLLSESGLENNELFEIAIQEVACEWSGSLKIGVVENPNGNWLTSMDLVPGMTSIPIDAWYLTGNEVRYKGNVLSSNYCPSLDWLRVGDKVGVKRSHEGNLKFYINGEDMGVAAVNVPEMVWVVVELFGSTVAVSITSSKQQLPAISPNASLRLQDSLELLLDPIPLTMRNDGGMDTSIDASEAKLQEIILTPTQPIVTSTGETDWCYEFHENHGRNVELEGQTVARRVASYNQGVVMTNRPLIKGKIFQVEIEKVNDRWVSGILCGVTCISPEKASFPLTALGFKKYSWIICSDWMSHNGTKVKTRYGGNLESVQAGSTVGLLIDEDSRLHLYVNGSDQGVAATDLPPYVYGVIDLYGQVEQVSIIGPVAEAVLTNNDAINLAIANNVERVSDEIEDVENSREKADLECHEKENVLEIPSSLPLNIQVVQDELTNFNAIQTTSSRGNLLENATANIAAPSTASIDNIAHFNNDLPGKSMTSSCNSDSNNSTSELEITNEPSLVNTAAAGAAVAGLECFKFKNNINHPDDSYDNNTMSNNDLDNDNDNQDEQATSSNMSSLNTAINSMNANNAINESIASNGQLNNIPGFHQNSNNLNVNVNLNNINQDNNSQCNLMSNLAATSFNTSITLQSQESQSINRQQHQSKQNSNSAILPNQNQISSHNSQQSTLSSTRTSSSPPTPLNSTIILSPSKKCEYLKACKRLKKSLVLPDEFFSLDEITCYCNSCYKVDSDGAICKKGDPPAEFAVPIGWVRFPLKQTINANQIPQSTTDKWHVAYYGTRLDSIRWILDRGELLPMEQLDTSNLTTIIDSEDQNPQVVFSPNIKYVASEGIKKYPYIDTQSNKKLNASTAFQLLVRPGSYTMGSDKQHGADGVEPMEWATKEAGATVIIALLINLDEF, encoded by the exons ATGTTTCAAATATGTGGGGAAGGAGTGATTTTGTTGAACAACAACTCCACCGCGTCGAGAATTTGCTCCATGTCCGACGAGGGACGTGTCATGAGTTCAGAAGCTCTCAAAGATGACGAGTTATTTGAGATCAGGATTGATAAAAag ATACGATCTCGATACGGAAAGATTGAAATAGGAGTATGTACAAATGACCCGGAGACAATGAGGACAGTGGGTTGGACACCTAGTTTGCAAATCTGGATGATGACAAATGCTGGGATTATACACACGACTAATGATTTGAAGGAGCATCTTATTTCAGAACCTACTTACGGAAGTACACTTGATACTTTGGAAGAGGGACACACTCTTGGAGTAATGAGAACGTCTAAT agcgagctgatattttttatcaacggAGTATCTCAAGGACTAGCAGCAACAAATGTACCAACCCGTTTGTACACCGTAGTTGCAATGTTCTTCGACTTTGTCCAAGTAACTATAACAAACCCAAAGCCATTACTTTTAACAAATGAGCCGAAAGACGAGATGGAGATCAACAATGATTTTTCAATGGGCGAAGGAACGTCTACGAGTATGGTCGCTAATTTAAATGTCAATCTTAATGTCAATATGAACGTAAATTTACCGAAAAATCCGAGCCCAGCTGCCATCCGTGAGGACCGTCTGAGATTTCACGAGCGCGTTGGATCTTTggtaaaattatcaaacaacGCTCGGACCGCTGAAAGACGCAGGCCATTAGATGAGTTCAACAACGGAGTGGTGATGACTCACAGGCCGCTGAGAGACAATGAGCTGTTTGAAATCCGTATTGACAGATTGGTGGACAAGTGGTCGGGCAGCATTGAAGTCGGCGTAACCACCCACAGTCCAACGGGGCTTAAATTTCCAGCGACCATGACGAATATGCGGTCGGGCACTACGATGATGTCCGGCTGCGGGATTCTAACCAACGGAAAGGGAATTCAAAGAGAGTACGGAGATATTAATTTAGATGAGCTACGAGAAGGCGACAGAGTTGGAATGATTAGAAGGTGCAATGgtaatttacattatttaataaatggtCTGGACCAAGGTGTAGCTGCTAAAGTACCCCCTGGGATCTGGGGAGTCGTCGAGCTTTACGGGATGACTGTAAAAGTAACAATTGTTGATCGGGACGAGCGCGAAGAACAAAATCTTGTTACTCGGAGgaataatttacatttgcaGGGATTAACAGAAGTTGAAGAAGAGGAGACTCTTGACCGGTTGACCTTTCATCCGTGCTGTGGCACTCACGCGGATGTAATAAACAATGGGCGTACTGCACACCGGCCTAATGCTATGGACGACTTCAATAATGGTGTGGTACTTACAATGAGACCATTGAGACCGAACGAATTGTTTGAAGTGAGGCTGGATAAAATAGTTACCAAGTGGGCGGGCTCTATTGAGATTGGTGTGACCACACACTCACCGACTGAACTTGAATTTCCGTTTACGATGACCAATGTACGCTCTGGCACGTGGATCATGACTGGCAATGGAGTTATGCACAACGGAACGTCTATTATTGATCAGTATGGCCAGAATCTTGATCGCCTCCAAGTTGGTGATCGTGTTGGAGTCATGAGAAAGGACACTGGGACGCtgcatttttttgttaatggcACGGACCAGGGGGCTGCTGCTGTTGGTGTCCCGGAAAGAGTCTACGGGGTTATTGATTTGTATGGCCAAGCTACTCAGGCTACTATTGTTGATAACACTGATTTTTACAGTCCTACTACTAATAATTCTAGTTTTAGCAACACGACTTTGTATAG cgaTTTACGATTTCATCATGTACATGGCAAGCACGCGAGGATTTCAAATAATGGACTGACAGCCTCGAGAATACGAGCTTTGGGGGAATTTAATGAGGCTATCGTGATCGCTAATCGACCTTTACGTGATGGAGAACTTTTTGAAGTTTCTATTGACAAAATGGTTGGACGGTGGTCTGGTGCTATCGAAGCTG GCGTGACAGCAATAAGACCAGACGAATTAGAATTCCCATCAACAATGACCGACATAGACCACGACACATGGATGTTATCAGGCTCAACAGTGATGCGAGACGGCGTGACTCTTCGCCACCATTATTCCTGCGATCTAGATAAGCTCGTCGAAGGAAATAGGATCGGTATGATGCGATGTGCAGACTCAAGCCTCCACTATTACCTCGACGGAGTCGACCAAGGTACTGCGTGCAGTGGTCTTCCGCCTCACGTCTACCCAGTGATTGATTTGTATGCGCAGTGCGCTCAG GTCACCATTGTTCAGCCGGAGCGACGGGATACGATAACCCAGCAGTACTTGCCGTCGGAGAACAGTATCAGTCAGCAACCGACCTCGGTGATACAACCGCAAGCTCCCATGGAGATCACTCACAAGTTCCACGAGTCAGTGGGGCTCAATATTCAACTGAACACAGATCGAGTTATCGCTGCGCGTTGTCGCGAGTACAATAATGCCGTTTTATTGAGTGAGAGTGGCCTCGAAAACAATGAACTGTTTGAAATAGCCATTCAAGAAGTAGCTTGCGAATGGAGTGGCTCGCTAAAAATAGGAGTTGTAGAAAATCCAAATGGAAATTGGCTGACCTCGATGGACTTAGTTCCAGGAATGACTTCAATTCCAATAGACGCTTGGTACCTAACCGGGAATGAAGTCAGGTACAAGGGCAATGTTCTCAGCTCTAATTACTGTCCCAGTTTGGACTGGCTAAGAGTCGGTGATAAAGTAGGTGTAAAAAGGAGCCACGAgggcaatttaaaattttacatcaaCGGAGAAGACATGGGAGTTGCTGCAGTTAATGTTCCTGAGATGGTTTGGGTGGTAGTTGAACTATTTGGAAGCACAGTAGCTGTTAGTATCACCAGCAGCAAGCAGCAGCTTCCAGCAATTTCTCCTAATGCCAGTTTAAGACTGCAAGACTCGCTGGAACTTCTGCTGGACCCAATACCACTAACTATGAGAAACGACGGAGGAATGGACACGTCAATCGACGCTTCAGAAGCTAAACTCCAGGAAATTATTCTAACTCCTACCCAACCGATTGTCACCTCTACCGGTGAGACGGACTGGTGTTACGAATTTCACGAGAATCATGGAAGAAATGTTGAACTAGAAGGTCAAACTGTAGCTCGTAGAGTCGCTAGTTACAATCAAGGCGTTGTGATGACCAACCGGCCGTTAATAAAGGGGAAAATATTTCAAGTGGAAATTGAGAAAGTTAACGACCGTTGGGTGTCTGGGATTCTATGTGGCGTAACTTGTATCTCGCCTGAGAAAGCTTCGTTTCCTTTGACGGCTTTGGGGTTCAAAAAATACTCGTGGATTATTTGCAGTGACTGGATGTCTCACAACGGCACTAAAGTTAAGACTCGCTACGGTGGAAATTTGGAAAGTGTTCAAGCTGGCTCGACTGTAGGCTTGCTAATTGATGAAGATTCAAGATTGCATCTTTATGTTAATGGATCTGATCAAGGAGTAGCAGCTACTGATCTTCCGCCGTATGTTTACGGAGTTATTGATCTTTATGGCCAGGTTGAACAAGTTTCGATAATTGGTCCTGTTGCTGAAGCTGTTCTTACTAACAACGACGCTATTAATTTGGCGATTGCCAATAATGTTGAGCGTGTTAGTGATGAAATTGAGGACGTTGAAAATTCCAGAGAAAAAGCTGACCTAGAGTGTCATGAGAAGGAAAATGTCCTTGAAATTCCGTCCAGTCTACCTTTAAATATTCAGGTTGTTCAAGATGAATTGACCAACTTCAACGCCATACAGACAACTTCATCCCGGGGGAATTTGTTAGAAAATGCTACTGCTAATATAGCCGCCCCTTCAACTGCATCAATTGATAATATTGcgcattttaataatgatcTACCTGGCAAGTCGATGACCAGCAGCTGTAATTCTGACAGCAATAATTCAACAAGTGAATTGGAAATTACTAATGAACCATCACTTGTTAATACTGCTGCTGCTGGTGCTGCTGTTGCTGGTCTAgagtgttttaaatttaaaaataatattaatcatcCAGATGATTCGTATGACAATAATACTATGTCTAACAACGATTtggataatgataatgataatcaaGATGAACAA GCTACGTCTAGCAATATGTCTAGCTTAAATACTGCTATTAATTCTATGAATGCCAACAATGCAATTAATGAAAGTATCGCGTCTAACggccaattaaataatattcctggttttcatcaaaattctaataatttaaatgtcaatgttaatcttaataatattaatcagGATAACAATTCTCAATGCAATCTTATGAGTAATTTAGCTGCTACGTCGTTCAATACATCTATTACTTTGCAGTCTCAAGAATCCCAATCGATCAATCGTCAGCAGCATCAGAGTAAACAAAATTCCAATAGTGCCATACTACCCAATCaaaatcaaatttcaagtcataATTCGCAACAATCTACGTTAAGTTCTACGAGGACATCGTCTTCACCACCTACGCCGTTGAACTCgactattattttatcaccctcgaaaaaatgtgaatatttaaaagcTTGTAAGAGATTGAAGAAGTCGCTTGTTCTGccagatgaatttttttcgcttGATGAAATTACTTGTTATTGCAATTCGTGTTATAAAGTAGACAGTGATGGAGCTATTTGTAAAAAAGGAGATCCTCCGGCAGAATTTGCGGTTCCTATTGGGTGGGTTAGGTTCCCTCTTAAGCAGACAATCAATGCTAATCAAATTCCTCAGAGTACTACTGATAAGTGGCATGTTGCTTACTACGGAACACGTTTGGACTCAATAAg atGGATTCTCGATCGCGGAGAGTTATTACCCATGGAACAATTGGATACCAgtaatttaacaacaattatCGATAGTGAAGATCAAAATCCACAGGTTGTATTCTCGCCGAATATCAAATACGTGGCTTCTGAaggcattaaaaaatatcc gtaCATTGACActcaatcaaataaaaaattaaatgcttCAACGGCGTTTCAATTACTAGTGAGACCTGGATCTTACACGATGGGTTCAGACAAACAGCACGGAGCAGACGGAGTTGAACCTATGGAATGGGCTACTAAAGAAGCTGGTGCCACAGTTATCATAGCTCTTCTTATTAATCTCGATGAGTTTTAA